The genomic region ATGTACGGCGCCGCGCTGCCGGGGCCGGGCGCCCACCAGGCGGCCCGCGCCAGCACGCGGTCACCGCGCAGCGCCACCCACATCCACTCGGGACGGCGCAGACCGTTCGCCAGGTCGTCGGCGAGTTCGTGGTCGAGTACGTACGGCAGCGTACGGAAGAGTGCGAGCTCGTCCGGCCCGGTCAGCGGGCGGATCACCAGCTCGCGGTCGTGCGGTGACGCGGTCAAATCGGCTCCTGGAGGCAGGTGATGTCCGCGGACCGTAACAATCGCCGTCCGTCCCCGTCACACGGATATCGGAAAGCGGGGACCCGTCTGGACACCTCCGGCGGGGCGGCCCGACAATCATCCGTGTGACGTCCTCCTCCGAATCTCCCACGCACGACCCCAGTACCTCTCCCGTCCGGCTCTCCGACGCCGAGCGCGACCGGGTACTCGTCGTGCTCAGGGAGGGCGCGGTGCAGGGCAAGCTGTCGCACGACACCTTCATGCGCCGGATGGAACTGGCCCTCGCCGCCCGCAGGTCCGACGAGCTGGAGGTGCTCACCGCGGACCTGGAACGGGACAGCGGCTGGACGCAGCGGCTGGTGGGCGCGGTGGGCCAGGTCTCGGCCTTCCCGGGGCGGCTGCGCAGGGCCTGGACCGCCGAGCGGCTGCCCAAACTGCTGCTTCCCGCGCCCGGCCCCTATCCGTTGCGCATCGGGCGCGATCCGCTCAACGGCCTGCGGCTGAACCACGAATCGGTCTCCCGGATGCACGCGGAGCTCGGGGTACAGGCCGGGGCGTGGGTGCTGCGCGACCTCGGCTCGACCAACGGGACGACCGTCAACGGGCGACGGGTCACGGGCGCGGTGATCGTGCACGACGGCGACTCGGTCAGCTTCGGGCAGATCCAGTTCCGGCTGTCCTCCGCCTGACCGGCCGGACAGGTCCTGGCTCACCGCTGGTGCAGCCCCCGTCCCGCCAGACCGAGGAAGGTCTCGCCGACCGCCTCGGAGAGCGTCGGGTGGGCGTGGATGTGCTGCGCCACATCGGAGGGTTCGGCGTCCCAGCCGACGATCAGTTGACTCTCGGCGATCATCTCCGAGACATTCGGCCCGACGAGATGCACGCCCAGCACCCGCCCGTTCCGCTCGGCCACGACCTTCACCATGCCGCCCCGGCCGTGCACCATGCCCTTGGCGACCGCTGTCAACGGCATCGTGCCGACCACCACGTCGTGGTCGAGCCCCCGGGCCTCGGCCTCCGTCAGACCGACCGCGGCGGTCTGCGGTGAGGAGTACGTGACCCGGGGCACCGCCGCGTAGTCCACCGGCAAAGTCCGCAGCCCGGCCAGCGTCTCGGCGACCAACAGGCCCTCCGCGAACGACGCGTGGGCCAGCCCGAGCGCGGGCGGCGGCAGCAGATCGCCCACCACGTGGATGCCGGGCACCGCGCTCTCCAGCCGGGACCAGTCGGCGGGCGCCACGAAGCCGCGTCCGTCGGTGGCCAGTCCGGCCGCCGCCAGATCCAGCCCGTCGGTCACCGGCACCCGGCCCACCGCGACCAGCAGCCGCTCGGCCCGCACGGTGCGGCTCTCACCGCGCGCGGTGCGGACCGTGGCCCGTACACCGTCGCCGTCGACGGCCGCGTCCACCAGCCGCGCACCCACCTGCACCTCGATGCCGCGCTTCTTGAGCCCGCCGCTCGCGCGCCTCCGCGATGCCGTCGACGAGTTCGGCGGCGTGCAGCATGGCCTTGCTGGGGATGCAGCCCCGGTGCAGGCACGTGCCTCCGACCTTGTCGCGCTCCGCGAGGACGACATCGAGGCCGAGGGCCGCGGCGCGCAGCGCGGTGGAGTACCCACCGGTGCCGCCGCCGATCACGATCACGTCCGTAACTGTCGCCGCCGTCACCGCTGTTGCTGCCTCTGCCGCTGTCATGGCTCCACCCTCCGGCCGGACCTTGTCATGAGTCCAAGGCAATGTTTGTGTGGAGTCCATGCACAGCTTCTATGGCGGCGCCGGGAACGCGGACGCATGAGCCTGCGACAGATGGAGTACTTCGTGACCGTCGTCGACACGTCCTCCTTCACCCGCGCCTCCGAGCTTCTCCACGTCACCCAGCCCGCGCTCTCCCACCAGATCAAGTCACTGGAGAAGTCCGTAGGCGGACCGCTCCTGGAGCGGCTGCCGCGCGGCGTCCGGCTCACCCCGATGGGCCGCGCCTTCCTGCCGCACGCGCAGCTCGCCGTACGCAGCGCGGTCCAGGCCCGGCGGGCGGCCCGCGCCGCCGCGGGCGCGGAGGGCGGGGAGCTGCACATCGCCACCGTGCACGCCATAGCCGTCGGTGTCCTGCCCGAGGTCTTCGCCCGGTGGCAGCGCGCACACCCGGGCGTCGCGCTCTTCCTGCACGAGTACGCCTCCACCGACGCCCTGGAGGAACAGGTCGAGCGCGGCACCGCGGACCTCGCCGTCGGCCCGTCGCCGCAGTACTGGCCGGGTCCCGTCGTCCCGGTGGGCGAGGAGGAGATCATCGTCGCCGTCCCCTTCGACGACCCCCTCGCCGGGCGCGGCACGGTCGGCCTGACGGAACTGGCCGACCGGACCTGGGTGCGGTGCGCGATGGAACCACTGGTCGAAGGGCAGCTGTTCCTGGACCGGGCCTGCGCGAAAGTGGGCTTCGCACCGCGCACCGCCGTACGGACCGAGCACACCTCGACAGCGGTACGGATGGCGGCGGCGGGCGTCGGGATCACGGCCGTTCCGCTGCACGTGGTGCGGGGCGCGGTCGGCGAGGACTGTGTGGTGCTGCGCGTCGACCCGTCGTGGCGACGCGAGCTGACGGTCTTCTCCCGCGTCGCGCTGACCGGCGCGGCAGCGGCCTTCACCGAGCTGCTGCGCACCACGCGGTCACCCGTTCGGGCGCACGCCGACTGCGTGGCCGGGCCTCCGGTGGTCCGCTGAGAGGAACAGCGCCGCGCGGCGGGGCACCGAGACCGGGCGGGTGACACGATGACCGCTGATCCGGCCGCCGAGGAGTCCGCTCCGGTGCCGGTGCGTCCGGCTGAGGGACCAGCCGCCCCGCAGTGTTCCCTCGCCGCCGCCCCCGACCCGTACCCGCTGTACCGCACGTTGCGCGAGCGCCACCCGCCGGCCTACGACCCGCACCTCGGCGCCTGGCTGGTCAGCCGGTACACCGATGTCGTCGGCGCGCTCCGTGACGCGCGCCTGGGCCGCCCGCGCTCCGTCTCGTGCTGCGAACCGGGCGACGACCGGTGCGGGGCCCCGCACCTCCTCGCCCCGCGGGCGGTCCGTGAGCATGCCACGGGCGCGTTCCGGGAGATCGCCGAGCGGACCGCGTACGTCCTGGCCAGCCGGCTCGCCCGCCGCCCCGAGGCCGACCTGGTCGCCGAGTTCTGCCGTTGGCTGCCGTCCGGAGTGGTCGCCACCGCCGCCGGGCTGCCCTACGACGCGCTCGCCCGCGGGGACCGCGGCCTGCCGCCCACCCGTACCGGACCCGGGCGGCGCGGGCGGGGCGGGCCCGGCACCGCCGCGCTGGCGGGTCTCCTCGCCGACCGGGCCGCCCTGACCGAGAAGGCGCTCGCCTCACTCATCGCCAACCTCCTCGACCACCCCGCGCAGCTGGCGGCCGTCCGGGAGGACCCCGCCCTGATCCCGCGCGCCTGGGCGGAGACGCTGCGCCGGAACCCGCCGGTCCATGTCCTGGTCCGCAGGGCCGTGCAGGACGTACCCCTCGCGGGCGGCACGGTCCCGGCCGGCGCCGCCGTCGGCATCCTGATCGGCTCGGCCGGCCGCGACCACGAACGGTTCGCGGCAGCCGACGACTTCGACCTGTTCCGCCCCGACCCGGGCCGTCTCACCCTCGGCCCGCCCGGCTGTCCGGTGGCCGAGGTGGCCGCGCTCCAGGCGCAGTACGGGCTGCGCGCACTGCTGGACGCGATGCCCGGCCTCCGCTGGGCCGACGGCTTCCGGCCCGTCGAGACCGGGCTGCTCACCCGCGCGCCTCGGGCGCTGTGCGTACGACCCGCTTGAGCAGCGCCACCGGCCGTACGGCGAACAGTTCCCGCACCGCCACCCGGCCGGTGAACTCCCGCTCGGGCGCCAGCAGATCCAGCCACACCCCGGCGGGCAGCGGCAGCTCCGTGTCCCGCCAGCCGCCCGCGTCCGCGAGCCGCAGCGACAGTCTGGTCACCGCGGTGACGACCTCGCCCGAGCGGCAGAACGCCAGACAGTGCGCGGCGGCGGCGCCCTCGGCGGACACCGGTGCGTACGTCCCCGACTCACCGAAGACGTCCGGGAAGTCACGGCGCAGCAGCAGCGCGGTGGTCGTCACCGCGAGCTTCTCGTCCGACGGGTCCACCGGGACCGGAGGACGGCGGTTGTCGGGATCCACCAGCGCCAGGTAGGTGCCCTCGGTGCCCTGGTAGAGGTCCGGCACCCCCGGCATGGTCAGGTGGACCAGGGCCGCCCCGAGCGTGTTGGCCCGTACGTACGGATCGAGCGCGCGCGCGAACCGGGCGACCGCGGAGTACGGAGGCCCCGCGGGCCCCGCCGCCACGAAGTCGGCCACCGCCTGCTCGTACGCCGGATTCTGCTCGGTCCAGCTGGTGTGCAGCCCCGCCTCCCGGACGGACTTCAGCAGCGCGGGACCCAGCCGTTCCGGATCGGGCCGCCCGAAACCGAACGCGGTCTGCCAGGCGATCCACGCCAGATGCGGATCGGGCGCCGGAGTGGTCAGCAGCCCCAGCAGCTCCGCCCACCGCTCGGGGCACTCGGTCAGCACCGCGATCCGCGCCCGGACGTCCGCGCTGCGCTTGGTGTCGTGCGTGGTCAGTACGGTCCCGCTGCCCGGCCAGTCGCGGGCGAGCCGGGCGCAGAACGCGTGGAACTCCGACGGGCTCACCGCGGGCGCCCCCGGATCGCCGCCCACCTCTCCCGCCGACACCAGCGGGGCGTAGCGGTAGAAGGCGGTGTCCTCGACGGACTTGGCGCGCAGCGCGGACGACGTCTGGGCGAAGCGGGCGCAGAAGGCGGCGTGGGCCGGACCGTCGCCCAGCTTGCCGAGCGCCAGGTCCCGTACGACCCCCACGGCCGCCGCCTCCTCCGCCACCGGGAAGGAAGCGGCGGCCTGCCGGACCGTCTCGGGATCCAGCGTGGCCTCGGCGGTGTCCGGCGTGGGCCCGCCCGCCGTCACGTACGGCCGGTACACGGGAAGCCGCACGAGCAGTTCGCGCAGCGCGACCCGCAACGCCCACGGCGCGTGGTCGCGCAGCGCCGGGTCGGCCGCGCAGATCTGCTCCGCCGTACGGACCAGGAACGCCGTCTCGGCCGCCAGTTCATGGGTGAGGACCTTGTACGCGGCCCGGCGCACCGTCGACTCCCAGTACCCGCCGCGATCACCCGAGGGGCCCGCGTAGTCCCGGTAGTGGCGGAGCAGTTCGCCGACGCCTGCGGGGTCGGTGAACAGGCCGTCGATCCGGTGCAGCGCGTCGTAACCGGTCGTCCCGGCGACCGCCCAGTCGGCGGGCAGCCGCTCGTCGCCGGTGAGGATCTTCTCGACGACGGTCCAGCGTCCGGCGGTCGCCTCACCGAGCCGGCGCAGATACGTACCCGGATCGGCCAGGCCGTCCGGGTGGTCGATGCGCAGCCCGTCGATCACGCCGTCCTGCATCAGCTCCAGCACCTTGGCGTGGGTGGCGACGAAGACCGCGGGGTCCTCGACGCGGACCCCGATCAGATCGGAGATGGTGAAGAACCGGCGGTAGTTGAGCTCGGTACGGGCCAGCCGCCACCAGGTGAGCCGGTACCACTGGGCGTCGAGCAGCTCGGGCAGCGGCAGCCCCGAGGTCCCCTCGCGCAGCGGAAACAGATGGTCGTAGTAGCGCAGCATCTCGCCGTCGACCTGCAGCCGGTCCAGCTCGTCGCCGATCCGGTGGCCCAGGACGGGCAGCAGCACCTTGCCGCCGCCCGACTCCCAGTCGATGTCGAACCAGCGGGCGTACGGCGACACGGGCCCCTCGCGCAGGACTTCCCACAGCGGCCGGTTGTAGCGGGGGGACGCGGCCATGTGGTTCGGCACGATGTCCAGGACGAGACCGAGACCGTGCGTCCTGGCGGTGTCCGCGAGCGCCCGCAGCCCCGCCTCGCCACCCAGTTCGTCGCGCACCCGCGCGTGGTCGACGACGTCGTAGCCGTGGGTGGAGCCGGGCACGGCGCCGAGGACCGGCGACAGATGGAGGTGCGAGACACCGAGGGCAGCCAGATACGGCACCGCTTCCCCGGCGGCCGAGAACGGGAACTCCGGCTGGATCTGGAGCCGGTACGTCGCAGTGGGCGTCATGGGAGCGTACGTACCCCGTTTCCGCGACTCCCTGTCACTTTCCGCCCCGACCCGCTCGCCTCTCCTGCCGTACGGGCCTGCCGTACGGGCCGGTCGGACAGGCCGGTCAGGCGGGCCGTTTCAGCACGGTCAGGCTCCGCCCGATCAGCGCCAGCCGGTCACCCGCGTCGACCTTCGGCCCCCGGCCGGGCGGCACACCGTCCTCATGGGCCGTGTCGACGACGACCTCCCACTGCCTGCCGTGGCTCACCGGCACCACGAACTCGATCTCGTCCGCACTCGCGTTGAACATCAGCAGGAACGAGTCGTCGGTGATCCGCTCGCCCCGCGTACCCGGCTCGGAGATGGCGTTCCCGTTCAGGAAGACCGACAGCGCCTTGGCGTGCGCGGCCTGCCAGTCCCGCTGGACCATCTCCTCGCCCTCCGGGGTGAACCAGGCGATGTCGGAGAGGTCGTCATGGGTGCCCTCCACCGGACGCCCGTGGAAGAACCGCCGCCTCCGGAAGACCGGATGCTCCCGCCGCAGCGCCACCATCGCCCGGGTGAAGGCCAGCAGCGAGCTGCGCCCGCCGTCCTCGGAGCGGACCTGCTCGGGATCGGGCCAGTGCACCCAGGCCAGCTCGCTGTCCTGGCAGTACGCGTTGTTGTTGCCGCGCTGGGTACGGGCGAACTCGTCCCCGTGGCTCAGCATCGGCACCCCCTGCGAGAGCAGCAGGGTGGCCACGAAGTTCCGCATCTGACGCTCCCGCAGCTCCAGCACCGCGGGGTCGTCGCTCGCGCCCTCGGCGCCGCAGTTCCACGACCGGTTGTGGCTCTCGCCGTCCCGGTTGTTCTCGCCGTTGGCCTCGTTGTGCTTGTCGTTGTACGCGACCAGGTCGTGCAGGGTGAAGCCGTCGTGGCAGGTGGTGAAGTTGATCGAGGCGAGCGGGCGCCGCCCGTCGTCCTGGTACAGGTCGGACGAGCCGGTGAGCCGCCCGGCGAACTCCGCGAGCGTCCGCGGCTCTCCGCGCCACAGGTCCCGCACGGTGTCGCGGTACTTGCCGTTCCACTCCGTCCACAGCGGCGGGAAGTTCCCCACCTGGTAGCCGCCCTCGCCGACGTCCCACGGCTCGGCGATCAGCTTCACCTGCGAGACCACCGGGTCCTGCTGCACCAGGTCGAAGAAGGACGACAGCCGGTCGACCTCGTGGAACTGGCGGGCCAGGGTGGCGGCGAGGTCGAAGCGGAAGCCGTCGATGTGCATCTCGGTCACCCAGTACCGCAACGAGTCCATGATCAGCTGGAGCACGTGCGGGGAGCGCATCAGCAGACTGTTGCCGGTGCCCGTGGTGTCCATGTAGTAGTGCGGATCGCCGGTCAGCCGGTAGTACGAGGCGTTGTCGAGGCCGCGGAAGGAGAGGGTCGGCCCCAGGTGGTTGCCCTCGGCGGTGTGGTTGTAGACGACATCGAGGATGACCTCGATCCCGGCCTCGTGCAGGGCCCGGACGGCCTGCTTGAATTCGAGGACCTGCTCACCGCGGTCGCCCCACGAGGCGTAGGCGTTGTGCGGGGCGAAGAAACCGATGGTGTTGTAGCCCCAGTAGTTGGAGAGCCCGGTGTCCTCAAGACGGTGGTCGTTGACGAACTGGTGAACGGGCATCAGTTCCAGGGCCGTGACGCCCAGTTCCGTCAGGTGCTCGATGACCGCCGGATGCGCGAGCGCCGCGTACGTCCCGCGCATCTCGTCGGGCAGAGCCGGATGGAGCATCGTCAGGCCCTTCACATGGGCCTCGTAGAGCACGGTCTCGTGGTACGGCGTCCGCGGCAGCCGGTCGTCGCCCCAGTCGAAGTACGGATTGACGACCACCGAGGTCATCGTGTGCGGGGCGGAGTCCAGGTCGTTGCGCGAGTTCGGCCGGCCGAAGTGGTAGCCGTACACCGACTCGTCCCACTTGACCTGCCCGCTCACCGCCTTGGCGTACGGGTCGAGGAGCAGCTTCGCGGAGTTGCAGCGCTGCCCGTTCTCCGGAGCGTACGGGCCGTGCACCCGGAATCCGTACCGCTGCCCCGGCATGATGCCCGGCAGATAGGCATGGCGTACGAAGGCGTCGGTCTCCCGCAGCTCCACCGCCGTCTCTGAACCGTCGTCGTGCAGCAGGCACAACTCGATTCGGTCGGCGGCCTCCGAAAAGACCGCAAAGTTGGTCCCGGCGCCGTCGTACGTGGCACCGAGGGGGTATGTCTGTCCCGGCCAGACCTGCATGGGAAGGACTCTTCCACACTCCGTGCCAAGTCGGGCGTGTCAGCGCCTTCTCGCCACGAACCACTACGAATCCCCTCACCCGGCCGCAACTGTCGTGAGAACGGTCACCACGAATAGGGGAGTTGAGAAAGGAGCCTGTGCAAGCGGCTGCACCGGCTCCCGCCCGCGGAGTACCCTTCCTTGATCGTTGCAGGGGGAGTGAGAGGCGGTACGCGGGTGGGCTCGGGAGGGCTGGAGCTACCCCCAGGTGACCCAGGTCACGACGGGGGCTCCACAGGTGTCTCACCCGGAGCGGTCTCGCTGGCGCGGCCCATGGAGATCGGGGCGGAACTCGACTGGGGAGCGGACGCCTGGAACGAGGTGCGCACCCGGGCCCAGCGGGCCGGGCGCGCCTACATCTGGCTGAACCTCGTGGAGCAGCGGCTCCGCGCGGTGGTGGCCGCTGTGCTGCGCCCCATCTACGAACCGGTGCACGGCGACGACTGGGTGGTCGCCGCGGCGGGCCCGGCCGGTCAGGAGTGGGTGCAGCGTGCCGTCGCCGTACGGGAGGTCTCGCGCCGCAAGGGCTATCTGCTCGACCCGGCCGACGACAACGTGCTCAGCTTCCTCACCCTCCCGCAGCTGCGGGAGCTGATGGTGCAGCACTGGCCGTGCTTCGAGCCGTACTACGACGACCGGCGCGACGTGGAACTGGCTCTGGACGAGCTGGAGGTCACCCGGAACGTCGTCTCGCGCAACCGCGCCCTGTCCCAGGCGGTGCTGGCCCAGGCCGAGCGGGCCTCCTCGCGGCTGCTCGACATCCTGGGGGCGGGTTCCGGCGCGCCCACCGCCGACCGGCTCCCGGTGGACGCCGTCGAGGACCTGGTGGGTGACCGTTACGCGGACGTCGTCAGCGTCCACCCGGACCGGGTCCGCCTCCAGCGGCAGATCCCGGCCGAGGACCTCTTCGGCGGTGCCCGCCGGCTCGACGCGATAGGGATAGGCCTGAACCTCCTCGTCCAGAACTTCTCGGGCCGGCGGCTGATCCGGCTGGCCGAGTCGGGCTGCCGGGTCCGGCTGCTGTTCCTCAACCCGGCGAGCAGCGCCGTGAAGCGGCGCGAGCGGGAACTGGGACTGAAGAAGGGCGAGCTGAGCCGGTCGGTGGAGATGAACATCCTGCACATGCGCCGGGTCCGGTCCCGGCTGCGGGACCCGGGCGCCTTCGAGATCCATGTCTTCGACGAGACCCCGCGTTTCATGGCGTGTCTGGTCGACGGCGACGGATCGGACGGCCTCGCGGTGGTCCAGTCGTATCTGCGCAAGGCCCGTGGCATGGAGGCCCCGGTGCTGGTGCTGCGGGGCGGCGGCCGGGCGGTGGTCCGGCACGGTCAGGACGCCGAGCACGGCCTCTTCGAGACGTACCGCGACGAGTTCGAGTCCGTATGGGCCGATTCCCGCCCGGTCTCCTGACGGAGGGTGCGCCACCGGGTCGCGCCGGGGGCGTTGTCAGTGGCGCATGCGAGGGTGGTTCCCACTTGGGGGAAAGCACCACGAAGGAGGGCCGCCATGAGCTGGCATCGGGGACCGCTGGTCGGCTTCGACCTGGAGACGACCGGCACGGATCCGCTTCAGGCGCGGATCGTGACAGCCGCGATCGTCGAAGTACGGGACGCGGAAGTGGTGCGTCGCCACGACTGGCTGGCCGACCCGGGGGTGCTGATCCCGGCACAGGCGTCGGAGATCCACGGCATCTCCAGCGAGCGGGCGGTGGCGGAGGGCAGGCCGGTGCGGGAAGTGGCCCGTGAGATAGCCGAGGTGCTCGCCGGGTACTGGGCGCTCGGCGTGCCGGTCATCGCGTACAACGCCGCGTTCGATCTGTCGCTGCTCGCCGCCGAGTTGCGCCGGCACGGCCTGCCGTGCCTGGCGGAGGCCGCGCCCGTCATCGACCCGCTCACCATCGACCGGGCCGTCGACCGCTTCCGCCGGGGCAAGCGCACCCTGGAGGCGGCCTGCGGCGAGTACGGAGTGGTCCTCGAATCGGCGCACGAGGCGTCGGCCGACGCGCTGGCCGCGGTGCGGGTGGCGATCGCGATCGCCGAGCGGCATCCGCAGGTCGCCGCGCTGGACCTCGCCGACCTGCACCGCAGTCAGATCGGGTGGTACGCGGACTGGGCCACCGACTTCCAGAAGTTCCTGCGGCGGAAGGGGAACGCGGACGCGGTGGTGGACACGGCCTGGCCGCTGCGCGAGGCGCCGCCGACCGCCGTCCGGGCTCCGGCGGGACCGGCAGCCGGGTCCTGAGCCGTGGACAGGGTCTTGCGGGCAGGTCTCCCGGGCAGGTCTCGGACGGGTCCCGGACGTCCTAGAAGGGGTACCAGCGGACTTCCGGGTCGTTGTCCCGCAGCGAGGCCACCCTCCGGCGGAACTCGGCCAGCGCCTTGGGGTTGGCCGGGGCGTGCTGGGCCACCCAGGCGCAGCTCGCCGTCTCGCGGGCGCCGCGCAGTACCGCGCAGCCGTCCCACTCGCGTACGTCCCAGCCGTAGCCACGGGTGAAGGTGTCGTACGCCTCCGGGGCCAGGCCGTAGCGGTCGCGGGAGAGGGCCATCACGACCAGGTCGTGTTCCCGCAGGTCCGAGGAGAAGGTCTCCAGGTCGACGAGGACCGGCCCCTCGGGGCCGACATGGACGTTCCGGGTCAGCGCGTCGCCGTGGATCGGGCCGGGCGGCAGGTGAGGTGTCAGCACGGCTGCCGCCGAGGCGAACCCGTCACGGCGCTCGCGCAGATAGTCGGCGTCCGCCGGATCGATGGCGTCCCCGGCCAGCCGCAGCCAGCGCTCGACACCGCCGAGGAGCTCGCGCCGGGGGAGCGGGAACGCGGGGGCGGGGAGCGCGTGGACGGCGCGCAGCAGTACGGCGAGGTCGGCGGGCCCGGCCGGGCGGACCGCGTCGGGGAGCCGGTGCCAGAGCGTCACGGGGTGACCGTCGACCAGCCGCGCCTTCGGCTCGGCCGCGCGGACCGCGGGGATGCCCGCCTCCGCCAGCCAGCCGGCGATGGACAGTTCGCGCTCGGCCCGTTCCAGCAGGGCCGCGTCCCGGCCCACCTTGACGACGAGCCCGCCGGACGCGAACACCGCGTTCTCGCCCAACGCCAGCAGCGCCGCGTCCTGCGCCAGACCTGCCGCCGCCAGTACGTCCCGCGCCCTGGACTCGTCCATGTGATGTCTCCCGCTCTCGTTGGAACAGGCCAAGTTTCGCATCCGTGCGGGCAGGCCCGTTCGGCGGAGGGCAGCGGGCGGGCGGTCGGCGACGGGCGGCCGGCGGTCGGTGGGCGCACCGCGGGGTGCCCCGTGGGCTGCCCCCGAATATTAAGTGTACGAGACGTCTCGTCTCGCCTACCGTGAAGGCATGACTTCTCCGAAGCGCGCCCATATCGCCATGTTCTCCATCGCGGCCTCCGGTCACGTGAACCCGAGCATCGAAGTGATCCGGGAACTCGTCGCCCGTGGCCACCGCGTCACGTACGCGATCCCCGAGTCGTTCGCCGGCAAGGTCGCGGAGACCGGCGCCGAGCCCGTCGTCTACACCTCGACGCTCCCCACCGACGACGACCCCGAGGCCTGGGGCACCGAGGTGATCGAGCACGTCGAGCCGTTCCTCCGCGACGCCATCACCGTGCTGCCGCAGCTGATCGACGCACACGAAGGGGCGGACGGAGTCGGCGTGCCCGACCTGATCGTCCACGACATCACCTCCTACCCGGCGATCGTCCTGTCCCGCCGCTGGAACGTCCCCGACGTCTCGCTCTCCCCCAACCTGGTCGCCTGGCGGGGGTACGAGCAGGAGGTCGGCGAACCGATGACCGCCCAGCTGATGGCCACCGAGCGCGGCCGGGCGTACTACGACCGCTTCCACGCCTGGCTGGAGTCCCAGGGCATCGACGAACACCCCGACCCGTTCGTCGGCCGCCCCCGCCGCAGCATCGTCCTCATCCCCCGCGCGATGCAGCCGAACGCCGACCGCGTCGACGAGGACGTGTACACCTTCGTCGGCGCCTGCCAGGGCGACCGCGGAGAACAGGGCGGCTGGCAGCGGCCGGACGGTGCCGAGAAGGTTCTGCTGGTCTCGCTCGGGTCGACGTTCACCAAACAGCCCGGCTTCTACCGCGAGTGCATCAAGGCCTTCGGAGACCTGCCCGGCTGGCATGTGGTGCTCCAGATCGGCAAGTTCATCGACCCGGCCGAACTGGGCCCGGTCCCGGCCAACTTCGAGGTGCTGAGCTGGGCGCCGCAACTCGCGATCCTCAAGCAGGCCGACGCGTTCATCACGCACGCGGGCGCGGGCGGCAGCCAGGAGGGCCTCGCCACCGGCACACCGATGGTCGCCGTCCCACAGGCCGTCGACCAGTTCTCCAACGCGGACATGCTCCAGTCGCTGGGCGTCGCCCGGCACGTACCGATGGCGGAGGCCACCGCCGCGACCCTGCGCGACACGGTGCTCGCCGTGGCCGGTGACCCCGAGGTGGCGGAGCGGCTGACGCGTATCCGTGAGGAGATGGCGGGGGAGGGCGGTACGAAGCGGGCGGCCGACCTCATCGAGGCCGAACTGCCCGCCCGGTGAAGCGGACGGCCCGCCCGGTGAAGCGAACTGCCCACCCGGTGAAGCGGACGGCCCGTCGCGGCACGGGACCCCTGTCCGTGCCCCGCACTA from Streptomyces sp. NBC_01267 harbors:
- a CDS encoding DUF1707 and FHA domain-containing protein, which translates into the protein MTSSSESPTHDPSTSPVRLSDAERDRVLVVLREGAVQGKLSHDTFMRRMELALAARRSDELEVLTADLERDSGWTQRLVGAVGQVSAFPGRLRRAWTAERLPKLLLPAPGPYPLRIGRDPLNGLRLNHESVSRMHAELGVQAGAWVLRDLGSTNGTTVNGRRVTGAVIVHDGDSVSFGQIQFRLSSA
- a CDS encoding FAD-dependent oxidoreductase, which codes for MDSTQTLPWTHDKVRPEGGAMTAAEAATAVTAATVTDVIVIGGGTGGYSTALRAAALGLDVVLAERDKVGGTCLHRGCIPSKAMLHAAELVDGIAEARERRAQEARHRGAGGCAAGGRGRRRRRCTGHGPHRAR
- a CDS encoding LysR family transcriptional regulator yields the protein MSLRQMEYFVTVVDTSSFTRASELLHVTQPALSHQIKSLEKSVGGPLLERLPRGVRLTPMGRAFLPHAQLAVRSAVQARRAARAAAGAEGGELHIATVHAIAVGVLPEVFARWQRAHPGVALFLHEYASTDALEEQVERGTADLAVGPSPQYWPGPVVPVGEEEIIVAVPFDDPLAGRGTVGLTELADRTWVRCAMEPLVEGQLFLDRACAKVGFAPRTAVRTEHTSTAVRMAAAGVGITAVPLHVVRGAVGEDCVVLRVDPSWRRELTVFSRVALTGAAAAFTELLRTTRSPVRAHADCVAGPPVVR
- a CDS encoding cytochrome P450, which translates into the protein MTADPAAEESAPVPVRPAEGPAAPQCSLAAAPDPYPLYRTLRERHPPAYDPHLGAWLVSRYTDVVGALRDARLGRPRSVSCCEPGDDRCGAPHLLAPRAVREHATGAFREIAERTAYVLASRLARRPEADLVAEFCRWLPSGVVATAAGLPYDALARGDRGLPPTRTGPGRRGRGGPGTAALAGLLADRAALTEKALASLIANLLDHPAQLAAVREDPALIPRAWAETLRRNPPVHVLVRRAVQDVPLAGGTVPAGAAVGILIGSAGRDHERFAAADDFDLFRPDPGRLTLGPPGCPVAEVAALQAQYGLRALLDAMPGLRWADGFRPVETGLLTRAPRALCVRPA
- the treY gene encoding malto-oligosyltrehalose synthase: MTPTATYRLQIQPEFPFSAAGEAVPYLAALGVSHLHLSPVLGAVPGSTHGYDVVDHARVRDELGGEAGLRALADTARTHGLGLVLDIVPNHMAASPRYNRPLWEVLREGPVSPYARWFDIDWESGGGKVLLPVLGHRIGDELDRLQVDGEMLRYYDHLFPLREGTSGLPLPELLDAQWYRLTWWRLARTELNYRRFFTISDLIGVRVEDPAVFVATHAKVLELMQDGVIDGLRIDHPDGLADPGTYLRRLGEATAGRWTVVEKILTGDERLPADWAVAGTTGYDALHRIDGLFTDPAGVGELLRHYRDYAGPSGDRGGYWESTVRRAAYKVLTHELAAETAFLVRTAEQICAADPALRDHAPWALRVALRELLVRLPVYRPYVTAGGPTPDTAEATLDPETVRQAAASFPVAEEAAAVGVVRDLALGKLGDGPAHAAFCARFAQTSSALRAKSVEDTAFYRYAPLVSAGEVGGDPGAPAVSPSEFHAFCARLARDWPGSGTVLTTHDTKRSADVRARIAVLTECPERWAELLGLLTTPAPDPHLAWIAWQTAFGFGRPDPERLGPALLKSVREAGLHTSWTEQNPAYEQAVADFVAAGPAGPPYSAVARFARALDPYVRANTLGAALVHLTMPGVPDLYQGTEGTYLALVDPDNRRPPVPVDPSDEKLAVTTTALLLRRDFPDVFGESGTYAPVSAEGAAAAHCLAFCRSGEVVTAVTRLSLRLADAGGWRDTELPLPAGVWLDLLAPEREFTGRVAVRELFAVRPVALLKRVVRTAPEARG
- the glgX gene encoding glycogen debranching protein GlgX; translated protein: MQVWPGQTYPLGATYDGAGTNFAVFSEAADRIELCLLHDDGSETAVELRETDAFVRHAYLPGIMPGQRYGFRVHGPYAPENGQRCNSAKLLLDPYAKAVSGQVKWDESVYGYHFGRPNSRNDLDSAPHTMTSVVVNPYFDWGDDRLPRTPYHETVLYEAHVKGLTMLHPALPDEMRGTYAALAHPAVIEHLTELGVTALELMPVHQFVNDHRLEDTGLSNYWGYNTIGFFAPHNAYASWGDRGEQVLEFKQAVRALHEAGIEVILDVVYNHTAEGNHLGPTLSFRGLDNASYYRLTGDPHYYMDTTGTGNSLLMRSPHVLQLIMDSLRYWVTEMHIDGFRFDLAATLARQFHEVDRLSSFFDLVQQDPVVSQVKLIAEPWDVGEGGYQVGNFPPLWTEWNGKYRDTVRDLWRGEPRTLAEFAGRLTGSSDLYQDDGRRPLASINFTTCHDGFTLHDLVAYNDKHNEANGENNRDGESHNRSWNCGAEGASDDPAVLELRERQMRNFVATLLLSQGVPMLSHGDEFARTQRGNNNAYCQDSELAWVHWPDPEQVRSEDGGRSSLLAFTRAMVALRREHPVFRRRRFFHGRPVEGTHDDLSDIAWFTPEGEEMVQRDWQAAHAKALSVFLNGNAISEPGTRGERITDDSFLLMFNASADEIEFVVPVSHGRQWEVVVDTAHEDGVPPGRGPKVDAGDRLALIGRSLTVLKRPA